From a region of the Kwoniella mangroviensis CBS 8507 chromosome 1 map unlocalized Ctg01, whole genome shotgun sequence genome:
- a CDS encoding mitochondrial 54S ribosomal uL14m domain-containing protein — MIGLKGLLNVIDNTGALKVECINVLKVKTRLKSTGTATVGDEIVCVVNKARPISANEVIKNPSSSSNIQKIRKGDVRRAVVVRVKKTVQRSDGSVVRFDDNAAVLLNNKGEMLGTRIVGPVAAELRKSKGGAAGAGGRWGKILMLAPKVV, encoded by the exons ATGATCGGATTGAAAGGATTGCTAAAT GTGATCGATAATACCGGTGCATTGAAAGTGGAATGTATAAACGTATTGAAAGTGAAAACGAGATTGAAATCTACCGGTACAGCCACAGTAG gagatgagattgtaTGTGTAGTAAATAAAGCAAGACCAATTTCTGCCAACGAAGTAATCAAGAATCCGTCGTCTTCCTCGAATATACAGAAAATCAGAAAAGGTGATGTAAGGAGAGCTGTGGTAGTAAGGGTGAAAAAGACTGTTCAGAGATCTGATGGAAGTGTAGTGAG GTTCGACGACAACGCAGCTGTCTTACTGAATAACAAAGGTGAAATGTTAGGTACAAGGATAGTAGGACCCGTAGCAGCAGAATTGAGGAAATCAAAAGGTGGTGCggcaggtgcaggtggtaGATGGGGTAAAATATTGATGTTAGCTCcgaag Gtggtatga
- a CDS encoding 60S ribosomal protein uL18 — MPFVKTQKNDAYFSRYQVKPRRRREGKTDYQARRALVSQAKNKYASPKYRLVVRITNKQVICQIVYAKIQGDAVLVHASSKELPKYGIEHGLTNWTACYATGLLVARRALTKLGLADKYEGVEEPTGELELTEALGDDEPRPFKAYLDVGLRRTSTGARVFGAMKGASDGGIFIPHNEKRFPGYDPETKSIDAEVLQNYIHGGHVAEYMESLEEEDDERFKKQFASYLAADVSSADIEEIYTEAYAKIREDPSFTPTEKDVAKWKAESKKHKTPKSTKAEKQARIQEKIEAYKAGKIAVDEDEEDDE; from the exons ATGCCTTTCGTCAAGACCCAAAAGAACGACGCCTACTTCTCCAGGTACCAAGTCAAGCcccgacgaagaagagagggtaAGACCGACTACCAAGCTAGAAGAGCGCTCGTCTCTCAGGCTAAGAACAAGTACGCTTCCcccaag TACCGACTCGTTGTTAGAATCACAAACAAGCAAGTGATCTGCCAAATCGTCTACGCCAAGATCCAA GGTGATGCCGTTCTCGTTCACGCTTCTTCCAAGGAACTCCCCAAATACGGTATTGAGCACGGTCTCACCAACTGGACCGCCTGTTACGCTACCGGTCTCTTGGTCGCTAGACGAGCTTTGACCAAATTAGGTTTGGCCGACAAATACGAAGGTGTTGAGGAACCCACTGGTGAACTCGAATTGACCGAAgctttgggtgatgatgagccAAGACCTTTCAAGGCTTACCTCGATGTTGGTCTTAGAAGAACCTCAACCGGTGCTAGAGTTTTCGGTGCCATGAAAGGTGCTTCAGATGGTGGTATCTTCATCCCCCACAACGAGAAGAGATTCCCAGGTTACGATCCCGAAACTAAATCCATCGACGCTGAGGTTCTCCAGAACTACATTCACGGTGGTCACGTAGCTGAGTACATGGAATCcctcgaagaggaagacgatgaacg ATTCAAGAAACAATTCGCTTCATACCTCGCCGCCGACGTTTCCTCCGCCGATATCGAGGAAATCTACACCGAGGCCTACGCCAAGATCAGGGAAGACCCATCATTCACCCCGACCGAGAAGGATGTTGCCAAGTGGAAGGCCGAGTCCAAGAAACACAAGACTCCTAAATCCACCAAGGCAGAGAAACAAGCTAGAATCcaagagaagatcgaagctTACAAGGCTGGTAAGATCGccgttgatgaggatgaggaagatgacgagtaA
- a CDS encoding protein disulfide-isomerase domain encodes MRLSTSLALAAALLPFAQAGMYGQPVLNLDAKSFKQAMSTEHAAMVAFVAPWCGHCKALGPEYTSAAQSLSPLIPFYAVDCDDQKNKGLCAEYQIQGFPTIKAFPRAGKGAARDYQGERKKGALIEYAKSLVPDRVKKLKLDSKGGNEDKILQTFLEEKPTLPHVLLIHPSAPSIPFLWKVLAHRLSGKMHLGFVRDTTSHSLISSLGIYDSADTTKDATRVVSWPAETTSKEGLTEYEGAMKFNALLEWLQFQLTGETSTTNDSEKVKQKPIKIPEPITSAYDTEPEPTEKRSVKSEAAARRAKLDEAERRDRERRERAAAKKAAEQASANGSGTVDDAPDAIPQEAVEAEQVTGEEALKEEAAEPVPEQTAELQDEETVEKTAIPHEEL; translated from the exons ATGCGTCTCAGCACATCCTTGGCCCTCGCGGCGGCTCTCTTACCCTTTGCACAAGCAGGGATGTACGGTCAGCCAGTACTGAACCTCGATGCCAAATCATTCAAGCAGGCAATGTCAACCGAGCATGCAGCG ATGGTCGCATTCGTTGCCCCCTGGTGCGGACATTGTAAAGCCCTTGGACCAGAGTACACCTCTGCCGCTCAATCCCTCTCACCCCTTATCCCATTCTACGCTGTTGACTGTGACGATCAGAAGAACAAAGGTCTCTGTGCAGAGTATCAGATCCAGGGATTCCCCACTATCAAGGCTTTCCCCAGAGCTGGAAAGGGAGCTGCGAGGGATTATCAAggtgaaagaaagaagggcGCTTTGATTGAATATGCAAAATCCTTGGTACCGGATAGAGTcaagaaattgaaattggataGTAAAGGTGGGAATGAAGATAAGATTCTACAAACTTTCttggaagag AAACCCACTTTACCACATGTATTactcattcatccttccGCGCCATCCATACCGTTCTTGTGGAAAGTCCTGGCTCACAGATTATCAGGCAAG ATGCACCTGGGTTTTGTCCGTGATACCACTTCCCATTCTTTGATCTCGTCACTCGGTATATACGATTCGGCAGATACTACGAAAGACGCCACTAGAGTCGTATCATGGCCTGCTGAGACTACGTCCAAGGAGGGCTTGACAGAGTACGAGG GAGCAATGAAATTCAACGCCTTACTCGAATGGTTACAATTCCAACTTACCGGTGAGACTTCCACAACGAACGATTCGGAGAAAGTCAAGCAGAAACCCATCAAGATACCTGAACCTATCACCTCTGCGTACGACACTGAACCCGAACCTACGGAAAAACGTTCAGTGAAGAGCGAAGCTGCTGCTAGGAGGGCGAAATTGGACGAAGCTGAACGAAGAGatagggagagaagggaacGGGCAGCTGCGAAGAAAGCTGCCGAACAAGCATCAGCAAACGGAAGTGGGACTGTTGATGACGCTCCAGATGCTATCCCACAAGAGGCAGTGGAAGCCGAACAGGTGACGGGAGAAGAAGcgttgaaagaggaagctgctgaacCTGTCCCGGAGCAGACGGCAGAATTGCAAGATGAGGAAACGGTAGAGAAGACTGCTATACCTCATGAAGAGCTGTAG
- a CDS encoding phenylalanine-tRNA ligase, beta subunit produces MPTITVDKDELYRRLEREYTTHEFDELCFDFGVELDEDTTKDVEEARAKGLPTPPPQLKIEIPANRYDLLCLEGLARSLRIFLQKEQPPTYTLSVPDKLQEVYVEASTSPLRPYFASAILRLSRPMNQLEYESFIDLQDKLHQNLCRQRKFVAIGTHDLDTIEGPFRYMCKDPKKIKFAPLNKDQEYTAEELMGVYETDRHLGRYLNIIRDAPAYPIIYDSKDRVLSMPPIINSQHSKIIAGKTKNIFIDTTATDKTKLDIVINMISTMFAEYTEIPFTIEPVKIIMPDGSSHLSPPLAPRPTTASSSYINAATGLTHTREEICTLLTRMSLTASPSTSDADALDVQVPPTRPDILHECDIMEDAAIAYGFNNLPQSMPTTNTVAKAFPVNRLGDLIRKECAMAGWIEALPLILCSHDENFAWLNRPDPGHYAIHLANPKSLEYQVVRTSLLPGMLKTVRENKALALPMKIFECSDVAIQDPKSERQSKNYRRLCAVYMDKKSGFEVTHGLLDRVMQVLGVPFLEKRESSGKYGYYIASSEDPTYLPGRAASVYYRPKPNVQPTEPTPSGPSSEGPLSTIASTLKSALPSSAEEGKPWSRDIIIGSLGILHPTVLNNFELTRPCSSLEIDVEPLL; encoded by the exons ATG CCCACTATTACAGTAGACAAAGATGAACTTTACAGGAGGTTAGAAAGGGAATATACCACCCATGAGTTCGACGAGCTTTGTTTCGATTTTGgtgttgagcttgatgaagat ACGACCAAAGATGTAGAAGAGGCTCGAGCAAAAGGATTACCCaccccaccacctcaactGAAAATTGAGATCCCAGCAAACCGATACGACCTGCTCTGTTTGGAAGGCTTAGCCAGGTCTTTGAGGATCTTCTTGCAGAAGGAACAGCCTCCGACGTATACTTTGTCAGTGCCAGATAAGTTGCAGGAGGTTTACGTTGAAGCTTCG ACCTCACCTCTCCGACCATACTTCGCCTCGGCTATCCTCCGACTATCCCGACCAATGAACCAATTAGAGTACGAGAGCTTCATCGACCTGCAAGACAAGTTACACCAGAATCTTTGTAGACAACGTAAATTCGTGGCTATCGGTACACATGATTTGGATACCATCGAGGGACCGTTCAGGTACATGTGCAAAGatccaaagaagatcaagttcgCGCCGTTGAACAAGGATCAGGAGTATACGGCTGAGGAGTTGATGGGTGTTTATGAG ACCGACCGACACCTTGGTAGatacctcaacatcatcagaGATGCTCCTGCCTACCCTATCATCTATGATAGTAAAGATAGAGTTCTGTCTATGcctcccatcatcaactcgCAAC ACTCCAAAATCATCGCTGGTAAAACGAAAAACATCTTCATTGATACAACCGCCACCGACAAGACCAAACT CGACATCGTCATTAACATGATTTCAACCATGTTCGCCGAGTACACCGAAATTCCCTTCAC TATCGAACCCGTCAAAATCATTATGCCTGACGGTTCATCCCACCTTTCCCCTCCTCTTGCTCCTCGACCCACTACGGCTTCTTCATCCTATATCAACGCTGCTACCGGCCTCACCCATACTCGAGAAGAGATCTGCACTCTTCTTACCAGAATGTCATTGACCGCTTCACCTTCCACGTCCGATGCTGATGCTCTCGACGTTCAAGTACCGCCTACCCGACCTGATATCCTCCATGAATGTGACATTATGGAAGATGCAGCTATTGCCTATGGATTCAACAACCTCCCGCAATCTATGCCTACTACCAATACCGTCGCCAAGGCTTTCCCCGTGAACAGGTTGGGTGATTTGATAAGGAAAGAATGTGCTATGGCTGGATGGATCGAGGCTTTGcctttgatcttg TGCTCTCACGATGAGAACTTTGCATGGCTCAACCGACCTGATCCAGGACATTACGCGATCCACCTTGCCAACCCCAAATCTTTAGAGTACCAAGTAGTCCGAACTTCCTTGTTACCCGGTATGTTGAAGACGGTACGGGAGAACAAGGCTTTAGCGTTGCCCATGAAGATCTTTGAATGTTCTGATGTGGCTATCCAAGATCCTAAATCGGAGAGACAATCTAAGAATTACAGAAGGTTATGTGCGGTTTACATGGATAAGAAATCTGGATTCGAAGTTACCCATGGATTGTTAGATAGGGTCATGCAAGTACTCGGTGTGCCGTtcttggagaagagggagagtAGTGGAAAGTATGGATACTATATTGCTTCTtcagagg ACCCAACATACTTGCCTGGTCGAGCCGCATCAGTATACTACCGACCCAAACCCAACGTCCAACCTACCGAACCTACTCCCTCAGGTCCATCATCCGAAGGACCATTATCCACCATTGCCTCAACTCTTAAATCGGCTTTACCCTCTTCCGCCGAAGAAGGTAAACCATGGTCAAGGGATATCATCATAGGTTCACTCGGTATCTTACATCCCACGGTGCTGAACAACTTTGAATTGACTAGACCTTGTTCATCGCTTGAGATTGATGTGGAACCTTTGTTATAG